A window of Ranitomeya variabilis isolate aRanVar5 chromosome 2, aRanVar5.hap1, whole genome shotgun sequence contains these coding sequences:
- the GDPD2 gene encoding glycerophosphoinositol inositolphosphodiesterase GDPD2 isoform X2, translating to MCLAVCAQPLNLHWLHKIFLCFCVALVSLGIIGLDLRWKIEWKAVAISLQATSPFLHIGAVIGVSALAWVLAGYFWETKNKVLKCLLPLVYFCLVGALFVSPLFISSPCIMKASKLPLKPNLIGHRGAPMLAPENTMMSFDKMVNSGVKVFETDVMVSSDGVPFLMHDETLLRTTNVNQVFPLRSHQNCSNFTWSELQTLNAGGWFLQRNPFGTDGSLTDTDRQEVLQQKIPSLEEVLMACKDRNISIMFDLRQPPAGHPYYKSFVNVTLDTILNGSIPQDLILWLPDDEREEVMRTASGFKQIYGRKREKNDTDAFDAVNLSYTNISVSDIRSYRQDNISVNLFVVNEPWLFSYAWCAGATSVTTNACHLLKDLKQPIWLMDPDNYLIIWIIADVVAFIHIIWAFLVLRACIRKKEDEESETVLLMKIESLVA from the exons ATGTGCCTGGCAGTGTGCGCGCAGCCTCTCAATCTGCACTGGCTACATAAG ATCTTTTTGTGTTTCTGCGTTGCCCTGGTTTCCCTTGGGATTATTGGCCTTGACTTGAGGTGGAAAATAGAGTGGAAAGCGGTTGCCATCTCTTTGCAG GCAACTAGTCCTTTCCTGCACATTGGTGCTGTGATTGGCGTGTCTGCTCTGGCCTGGGTGCTTGCTGGATATTTTTGGGAAACAAAAAATAAAG TGTTGAAGTGTCTGCTTCCATTAGTATACTTCTGCCTCGTTGGTGCTCTGTTTGTGAGTCCTCTCTTCATTTCTTCACCCTGCatcatgaaggcatcaaaacttccATTAAAACCAAACCTCATAGGTCACCGTGGGGCGCCAATG TTGGCTccagaaaacacaatgatgtcatttgACAAGATGGTGAATTCTGGAGTAAAGGTCTTCGAGACTGATGTCATGGTCAG CTCGGATGGAGTCCCCTTTTTAATGCATGATGAAACTCTACTGAGGACAACCAATGTCAATCAAGTTTTTCCATTACGTTCACATCAAAATTGCTCCAATTTTACCTGGTCTGAACTCCAGACGTTAAATGCTGGTGGATGGTTTTTgcag CGAAACCCTTTTGGAACAGATGGTTCACTGACAGATACTGACcgtcaagaggttctgcagcagaaaaTTCCTTCTCTGGAGGAAGTATTGATGGCATGCAAGGATCGAAACATCTCTATAATGTTTGACCTGCGCCAGCCGCCTGCAGGACACCCGTATTACAAGAGCTTTGTGAATGTCACTCTTGATACAATTTTGAATGGTTCTATACCCCAGGATCTG ATATTGTGGCTTCCAGACGATGAGCGGGAGGAAGTAATGAGGACCGCTTCAGGTTTCAAACAGATTTATGGTagaaagagggaaaaaaatgaCACTGATGCTTTTGATGCTGTGAATCTATCATATACAAATATAAGTGTGAGTGACATCAG GTCGTATCGTCAAGATAATATTTCTGTGAATCTATTTGTGGTTAATGAACCCTGGTTGTTCTCCTATGCTTGGTGTGCTGGAGCCACTTCTGTCACCACTAATGCATGCCATCTTCTCAAGGATCTGAAACAACCAATATGGCTCATG GATCCGGACAACTATTTAATCATCTGGATTATAGCAGATGTTGTAGCATTTATTCACATAATTTGGGCATTTCTTGTGCTTAG AGCATGTATCAGAAAAAAAGAAGACGAAG AGTCAGAAACCGTATTACTGATGAAGATTGAGAGTTTGGTCGCGTAG